In a genomic window of Flexibacter flexilis DSM 6793:
- a CDS encoding Crp/Fnr family transcriptional regulator: MTTLDNLAIKKQFPSFENELIDSIIAFAQIKEVKAGETIIRKGQYIKHVVLVQSGSIKIYTDGEDGGEFFMYFLNAGQACAVSMVCVTQMEMSSITAVAEEDTTLLLVPLAMMEKWMSQHKSWYKFVVANYRNRFDEILRALDQVAFRGMDERLSFYLRRQAQQLQTNTLHLSHQQIAADLNSTREVISRLLKKMEQRNLLKLQRNQIVLEEALLGEIKI; the protein is encoded by the coding sequence ATGACCACACTGGATAATTTGGCTATCAAAAAGCAGTTTCCTAGTTTTGAAAACGAGCTGATAGATAGTATTATAGCTTTTGCGCAAATAAAAGAAGTAAAAGCGGGAGAGACGATTATTCGCAAAGGCCAGTATATCAAACACGTGGTGTTGGTGCAGTCGGGGAGTATCAAAATTTATACAGATGGCGAGGATGGCGGCGAATTTTTTATGTATTTCCTCAATGCGGGGCAAGCCTGTGCCGTTTCGATGGTTTGTGTTACGCAAATGGAAATGAGTAGCATTACGGCAGTGGCCGAAGAAGATACCACATTGCTACTCGTGCCGCTGGCCATGATGGAAAAATGGATGTCGCAGCACAAGAGTTGGTACAAATTTGTGGTGGCCAATTATCGCAATCGTTTTGATGAGATTCTGAGGGCTTTAGACCAAGTGGCCTTTAGGGGCATGGACGAGCGTCTTAGTTTTTATTTGCGCCGCCAAGCCCAACAGTTACAAACCAACACATTGCATTTGTCGCATCAGCAAATTGCCGCAGACCTCAACTCTACGCGTGAGGTAATTTCTCGCTTGCTCAAAAAAATGGAACAGCGCAATTTGCTCAAACTCCAGCGCAACCAAATCGTACTGGAAGAGGCTTTGTTGGGAGAAATAAAAATCTGA
- a CDS encoding NAD(P)H-binding protein, with protein sequence MKKITVVGCGWLGWPLAQTLQQKGYSVSGTVRTPDKCAALQAANPQITMWVWDTNDFTQQINSSLLAQTQTLIICYPPTRGAAPTQYAQNLERVLQCAMENGVQEVIFTSSTSVYPDLPQIFTETSDTNGGSAAILEAEKICQLYSKFLKINILRLGGLLAADRNPARYLNPDRMPNGNASVNFVHRQDVIGVILALLEKNIAGQILNVVADLHPLRRDFYAYACPKIGRVCPPFPSDQNLFNRLIVNDLLKEKLAYQFLFPNPLQMLEQ encoded by the coding sequence TTGAAAAAAATAACAGTCGTGGGTTGCGGTTGGTTGGGATGGCCATTGGCGCAAACTTTACAGCAAAAAGGTTATAGCGTAAGCGGAACAGTACGCACACCCGATAAATGCGCTGCGTTGCAGGCGGCTAATCCTCAAATAACAATGTGGGTTTGGGATACCAACGACTTTACGCAGCAAATCAATTCGTCATTGCTTGCCCAAACGCAAACTCTTATCATTTGCTATCCGCCCACGCGCGGCGCAGCACCGACGCAGTACGCCCAAAATCTTGAACGAGTGTTGCAATGCGCTATGGAAAATGGTGTGCAGGAGGTCATTTTTACCAGTAGTACATCCGTGTACCCTGATTTGCCCCAGATTTTTACCGAAACATCGGACACCAACGGCGGTTCGGCGGCTATCTTAGAAGCCGAAAAAATTTGCCAATTATACAGTAAGTTTCTGAAAATAAATATTTTACGATTGGGTGGTTTGTTGGCTGCCGACCGAAATCCTGCCCGATACCTAAACCCCGACCGTATGCCCAATGGCAATGCTTCCGTCAATTTTGTGCATCGGCAAGACGTGATAGGCGTAATATTGGCCTTGTTGGAAAAAAATATTGCGGGGCAAATTTTGAATGTGGTGGCTGATTTGCACCCATTGCGTCGCGATTTTTATGCGTATGCTTGTCCTAAAATTGGGCGTGTTTGTCCGCCATTTCCTTCTGACCAAAATTTGTTTAATAGGTTAATAGTCAATGATTTATTGAAAGAAAAATTAGCATATCAATTTCTTTTCCCCAATCCTTTGCAAATGTTGGAGCAATAA
- the msrA gene encoding peptide-methionine (S)-S-oxide reductase MsrA produces MENLSEQTTATAAQLDTATFAAGCFWCVEAVFQQLDGVQLVVSGYMGGHVKNPTYEQVCSGLTGHAEACQIIYDPKKVSYETLLEAFWQSHDPTTLNRQGNDVGTQYRSAIFYHNEKQHQLATEYKTKLNKSGAWDKPIVTEISPASVFYKAEDYHQNYYNLNTRQGYCQFVIRPKVDKFRKVFKDKLKQQ; encoded by the coding sequence ATGGAAAATCTCTCGGAACAAACAACGGCTACTGCTGCGCAGTTGGACACGGCCACTTTTGCAGCGGGTTGTTTTTGGTGTGTAGAAGCTGTATTTCAGCAACTTGACGGCGTTCAGTTGGTCGTTTCGGGCTATATGGGCGGCCACGTCAAAAACCCGACGTATGAACAAGTTTGTTCGGGACTTACTGGCCACGCGGAAGCCTGCCAAATTATTTATGACCCCAAAAAAGTGAGTTATGAAACGCTTTTGGAGGCATTTTGGCAAAGCCACGACCCCACGACCCTCAACCGACAAGGCAACGACGTAGGTACGCAATACAGGTCGGCCATTTTCTACCATAACGAAAAGCAACACCAATTGGCTACCGAATACAAGACGAAACTCAATAAATCGGGAGCTTGGGACAAACCTATCGTTACGGAGATTTCGCCAGCGTCGGTGTTTTACAAAGCGGAAGATTATCATCAAAACTATTATAACCTCAATACAAGACAAGGTTATTGCCAGTTTGTTATTCGCCCCAAAGTTGATAAATTCAGAAAGGTGTTTAAGGACAAATTGAAACAGCAATAA
- a CDS encoding NifU family protein, protein MLRAQKYVNIYTEANPNPNSLKFAANFMLVPDGTDFDFANVEAAAASPLAQAIFELGNIERVFLMSNFVTVTKTADVEWVEITPIIKKTVKEYLESDRPVLTQKTMDDYESATQQPDTELVKKIKGLLDEYVRPAVESDGGAISFHSYNEGVVKVQLRGSCSGCPSSTLTLKAGIENLLKRMLPNDITEVVAEGV, encoded by the coding sequence ATGCTCAGAGCTCAAAAGTATGTAAATATCTATACGGAAGCCAACCCAAACCCTAACTCCTTGAAGTTTGCGGCTAATTTTATGCTTGTCCCTGACGGCACGGATTTCGATTTTGCCAACGTGGAAGCGGCGGCGGCTTCGCCTTTAGCACAAGCAATTTTTGAATTGGGTAACATTGAGCGCGTTTTCTTGATGAGCAACTTTGTAACGGTTACCAAAACCGCCGACGTGGAATGGGTAGAAATTACGCCTATCATCAAAAAAACAGTGAAAGAATATTTGGAGTCTGACCGTCCCGTACTTACCCAAAAAACAATGGATGATTACGAGTCAGCTACCCAACAACCTGATACAGAATTAGTAAAGAAAATAAAAGGTTTGCTCGACGAGTATGTACGCCCTGCGGTGGAGTCGGACGGCGGCGCGATTAGCTTCCATTCGTACAACGAAGGTGTTGTGAAAGTACAGTTGCGCGGTTCGTGCAGCGGCTGCCCTTCTTCTACGCTTACGCTGAAAGCTGGCATCGAAAACCTACTGAAACGTATGTTGCCAAACGACATCACGGAAGTAGTGGCCGAAGGCGTATAA
- a CDS encoding M1 family metallopeptidase, with protein sequence MLEKKSKHWQTILVCCYLFLAQWAWAQTPKLPHSEPDQHSFAQPSVVRMTHLDLDIKVSFEKKQIAGVATLSIENLGNADELWIDSKDLTISKIYLDNDKTPTTFASTDEVPFLGRGVKIDIRPDTRKVHIHYHSSPKAEALQWLSAAQTAGKKFPFLFTQGEAILTRSWIPCQDSPNVRFTYSARVQVPRTHLAMMSATNPTKRNSSGIYEFKMEQAIPAYLVALAVGDVAFKPLGNRTGVYAEPATLPTAAHVLAETENMLVAAEKLYGEYAWKRYDLLILPPSFPFGGMENPRLTFATPTILAKDRSLTSLVAHELAHSWSGNLVTNATWDDFWLNEGFTVYFERRIMEALYGKSYTEMLAVLGYQDWQASNTDFAKTDTAATCLKLHLAGKDPDEGMTDIAYEKGAAFLTTLEKAVGREKFDVFLKNYFSSKAFQTITTEDFVIYLQQNLLSTEQFQSLHVQQWIYGAGIPSFFEVPVSARFQNVDKSVDLYVNKSQLPDKQTTKSWTTHEWVHFLRHLPSTLSLVQMQKLDAAFGFTQSVNAEIQFEWFLKSVQTNYELARAATEKFLIATGRRKYLVPLYKAMLATPAGRTEAQRIYKKARPNYHFVATNTLDELMK encoded by the coding sequence ATGTTAGAAAAAAAATCTAAACATTGGCAGACCATTTTGGTTTGCTGTTATTTGTTTTTGGCGCAATGGGCTTGGGCGCAAACGCCGAAGTTGCCACATTCCGAACCCGACCAACATTCTTTTGCTCAGCCTTCTGTCGTGCGCATGACGCATCTGGATTTGGACATAAAAGTTTCGTTCGAGAAAAAACAGATTGCGGGTGTGGCCACGCTTTCTATCGAAAATTTGGGCAATGCCGACGAACTTTGGATTGATAGTAAAGATTTGACTATCAGTAAAATATATTTGGATAACGACAAAACCCCAACCACATTTGCTAGCACCGACGAAGTGCCGTTTTTGGGTCGTGGTGTTAAAATAGACATTCGTCCCGACACGCGCAAAGTGCATATTCATTACCACAGCAGCCCGAAGGCGGAGGCTTTGCAATGGCTTTCGGCGGCGCAAACGGCAGGCAAAAAATTTCCGTTTTTGTTTACGCAAGGCGAGGCAATCCTGACACGCAGTTGGATTCCGTGCCAAGACAGCCCCAATGTTCGTTTCACGTATTCGGCGCGTGTGCAAGTGCCGCGTACGCATTTGGCCATGATGAGTGCCACCAACCCCACCAAGCGCAACAGTTCGGGCATTTATGAATTTAAAATGGAACAAGCCATTCCCGCGTATTTGGTGGCTTTGGCCGTCGGGGATGTGGCTTTCAAACCGCTTGGCAACCGCACGGGCGTATATGCCGAACCTGCTACGCTGCCCACAGCCGCGCACGTGTTGGCAGAAACGGAAAATATGTTGGTGGCCGCCGAAAAGTTGTACGGAGAATATGCTTGGAAGCGTTACGATTTGTTGATTTTGCCGCCAAGTTTTCCGTTTGGAGGCATGGAAAATCCGCGTCTTACGTTTGCCACGCCAACTATTTTGGCCAAAGACCGTTCGCTTACAAGCCTTGTGGCGCATGAGCTGGCACATTCGTGGTCGGGCAATTTGGTGACCAATGCCACTTGGGACGATTTTTGGCTCAACGAAGGTTTTACAGTGTATTTTGAACGCCGCATTATGGAAGCTCTTTACGGAAAATCTTATACGGAAATGCTCGCCGTGCTTGGCTATCAAGATTGGCAAGCATCCAACACAGATTTTGCCAAAACGGATACGGCGGCCACTTGCCTCAAATTGCATTTGGCAGGCAAAGACCCTGACGAAGGCATGACCGACATTGCCTACGAAAAAGGCGCGGCATTTCTGACCACTTTAGAAAAAGCCGTTGGCCGCGAAAAATTTGATGTGTTTTTGAAAAATTATTTTAGCTCAAAGGCATTCCAAACCATCACGACCGAAGATTTTGTCATTTATCTGCAACAAAATTTATTAAGCACCGAGCAGTTCCAAAGCCTTCACGTACAACAATGGATTTATGGGGCGGGTATTCCGTCGTTTTTTGAAGTGCCAGTTTCGGCGCGTTTTCAAAATGTGGATAAGTCTGTGGATTTGTATGTAAATAAATCGCAACTACCTGACAAACAAACCACAAAATCTTGGACTACACACGAATGGGTACATTTTTTGCGCCATTTGCCCAGTACCTTATCTTTGGTTCAAATGCAAAAATTAGATGCTGCTTTTGGTTTTACCCAATCGGTTAATGCTGAAATTCAGTTTGAATGGTTTCTCAAAAGCGTACAAACTAATTATGAGCTAGCACGTGCCGCCACCGAGAAATTTTTGATAGCCACAGGCCGCCGCAAATACCTTGTTCCTTTGTATAAGGCGATGCTTGCCACGCCAGCAGGCCGCACGGAAGCGCAACGTATTTACAAAAAAGCACGCCCGAATTATCACTTTGTCGCGACAAATACGTTAGATGAGTTGATGAAATAA
- a CDS encoding homogentisate 1,2-dioxygenase → MCYYYKLGQVPHKRHIQFRQPDGSLYQEELVSSLGFSGIYSNLYHVYAPTKIKRIEKPVAWTTTPIKDFPLQPIHLKTCLAKETGSDFLQARLPMLMNNDVTINICNPSVRTMDYFYKNGEADELIFVHDGAGYLYSQFGKLRFEAGDYIVIPRTTIYKMEFDENPQPVRLLVVESASPIETVSRYRNELGQLLEHSPYCERDIRPPAELVTETEKGEYLVKIKKQGFLHQYVYEHSPLDVVGWDGFLYPYCISIHDFEPITGRIHQPPPVHQMFQAAQFVICSFVPRLFDYHPLAIPAPYNHSNIDSDEVLYYVEGNFMSRKGVERASFTLHPGGLPHGPHPGTIEASIGKKETIELAVMIDTFKPLWVTQEALTFVDENYPMSWNS, encoded by the coding sequence ATGTGTTATTATTACAAACTCGGCCAAGTGCCTCACAAACGCCACATTCAGTTTAGGCAACCCGACGGCAGCTTGTACCAAGAAGAATTGGTGAGTTCTTTGGGTTTTTCGGGGATTTACTCCAACCTCTACCACGTGTACGCGCCAACCAAAATCAAGCGTATCGAAAAGCCTGTGGCTTGGACTACCACACCAATCAAAGATTTTCCTTTGCAGCCCATTCACCTCAAAACCTGTTTGGCCAAAGAAACTGGCTCGGATTTTCTGCAAGCGCGTTTGCCGATGCTCATGAACAACGACGTAACCATTAACATTTGCAATCCGTCGGTTCGGACAATGGACTATTTCTACAAAAATGGCGAAGCCGACGAGTTGATTTTTGTGCACGATGGCGCAGGTTATTTGTATTCGCAGTTCGGCAAGTTGCGTTTTGAAGCAGGCGACTACATTGTTATTCCGCGCACGACCATTTACAAAATGGAATTTGACGAAAATCCGCAACCCGTGCGTTTGTTGGTAGTGGAGTCGGCCAGTCCCATCGAGACGGTAAGCCGCTACCGCAACGAGTTGGGGCAGCTATTGGAGCATTCGCCGTATTGCGAACGCGACATTCGTCCGCCAGCGGAATTGGTAACAGAAACCGAAAAAGGGGAGTATTTGGTTAAAATCAAAAAACAAGGCTTTTTGCACCAATACGTTTACGAACATAGCCCGCTGGATGTCGTGGGTTGGGACGGATTTTTGTATCCGTATTGCATTTCTATTCACGATTTTGAACCAATTACAGGCCGCATTCATCAGCCGCCGCCAGTACACCAAATGTTTCAGGCTGCGCAATTTGTGATTTGTTCGTTTGTGCCGCGTCTCTTCGATTATCACCCGTTGGCCATTCCTGCGCCTTACAACCACTCCAATATAGATTCCGACGAGGTTTTGTATTACGTGGAAGGCAATTTTATGAGCCGCAAAGGCGTGGAAAGAGCTTCGTTTACGTTGCACCCTGGCGGGTTGCCGCATGGGCCGCACCCTGGCACGATAGAAGCCAGCATCGGCAAAAAAGAAACCATCGAACTGGCCGTTATGATTGATACTTTCAAACCGCTTTGGGTGACGCAAGAAGCCCTTACTTTCGTGGACGAAAACTATCCGATGAGCTGGAATAGCTAA
- a CDS encoding Rpn family recombination-promoting nuclease/putative transposase — translation MTTQEKYINPFTDFGFKKLFGSEPNKNLLMSFLNEILKLNIVELTYKKTEHLGASDLDRKVIFDLYCQNEAGERFIVELQKARQSFFKDRSIFYATFPIQEQAEKGDWNYELNAVYTVAILDFCFDDEYKNDLKVSVKLMDEHKKRVFYDKLTFLYLQMPNFQKSENELETLEDKWLYLIRNLHKLQNRPARLQERVFAQAFETAELAKLDATERTAYEDSLKYYRDVKNSLDTAKEEGREEGREEGIEIGKEIGIEIGAERTKIQGLLKALERGKLTIEEIAEDFDVPIVFVLKIKNKEID, via the coding sequence ATGACTACGCAAGAAAAATATATAAATCCTTTTACGGATTTTGGTTTTAAGAAATTATTTGGTTCTGAACCGAATAAAAACTTGTTAATGAGCTTTTTAAATGAAATATTGAAACTCAATATCGTAGAGCTTACTTACAAGAAAACCGAACATTTGGGCGCGTCGGATTTGGATAGAAAAGTTATTTTTGATTTGTATTGTCAAAATGAGGCAGGCGAAAGATTCATCGTGGAGCTGCAAAAAGCGCGGCAAAGTTTCTTTAAAGACCGTTCTATTTTTTACGCTACTTTCCCGATACAAGAACAAGCGGAAAAAGGCGATTGGAACTATGAACTAAATGCGGTTTATACGGTCGCAATTCTTGATTTTTGTTTTGATGACGAATATAAAAATGATTTGAAAGTGAGTGTCAAGCTCATGGACGAACACAAGAAGCGTGTTTTTTACGACAAACTTACGTTTTTGTATTTGCAAATGCCCAACTTCCAAAAATCCGAAAATGAACTGGAAACACTGGAAGACAAGTGGTTATATTTGATTCGGAATTTACACAAACTCCAAAACCGCCCTGCGCGATTGCAAGAACGCGTCTTTGCGCAAGCCTTCGAAACGGCGGAATTGGCGAAACTGGACGCAACCGAGCGCACTGCCTACGAGGACAGCTTGAAATATTACCGCGATGTCAAAAACTCACTGGACACCGCCAAAGAAGAAGGACGCGAGGAAGGCCGAGAAGAAGGCATTGAAATTGGGAAGGAAATAGGGATTGAGATTGGTGCAGAAAGAACCAAAATACAAGGCCTTCTAAAGGCTTTGGAACGTGGGAAATTAACGATTGAGGAAATTGCCGAAGATTTCGATGTACCTATTGTATTTGTATTGAAAATCAAAAACAAGGAGATTGATTAA
- a CDS encoding rhomboid family intramembrane serine protease: MSATIIIVLLTVGVSFYAWNNPSQLSRWTMNPVRITRHREYERFIMSGFIHQDYMHLFFNMLTLYSFGEYIEQIYSAAGYNGGLMFGILYLLGIVVADLPTYFKHKNDSGYESLGASGGVSAVVFAGIVFAPTMPLYIMLLLPIPGFIFAGLYLWYCSYMSRQSYGQGINHDAHFYGSAFGAIFALLTVQGAATNFVQQILAWRF, from the coding sequence ATGAGTGCAACCATCATTATTGTTTTGCTGACCGTAGGGGTTAGTTTCTATGCGTGGAACAATCCAAGCCAATTGAGCCGCTGGACGATGAATCCCGTGCGCATTACGCGCCACCGCGAATATGAACGTTTCATTATGTCGGGCTTTATTCATCAGGACTATATGCACCTGTTTTTTAATATGCTCACGCTGTATTCTTTTGGTGAATATATTGAGCAAATCTATTCGGCGGCGGGTTACAATGGCGGCCTGATGTTTGGAATTTTGTATTTGTTGGGCATTGTGGTGGCAGATTTGCCAACTTATTTCAAACACAAAAACGATTCGGGTTATGAGTCGTTGGGTGCGTCGGGTGGCGTGTCGGCGGTAGTGTTTGCGGGCATTGTTTTTGCGCCAACCATGCCACTTTACATCATGCTTTTGTTGCCAATCCCAGGGTTTATTTTTGCGGGTTTGTACTTGTGGTATTGTAGTTATATGTCGCGCCAAAGCTACGGACAAGGCATCAACCACGATGCGCACTTTTACGGCTCGGCTTTCGGAGCGATTTTCGCGCTGCTCACCGTGCAAGGAGCTGCTACCAATTTTGTACAACAAATTCTTGCTTGGCGATTTTAA
- a CDS encoding KdsC family phosphatase, whose product MTLKEKIKIFLTDVDGVMTDAGMYYTESGDELKKFNTHDGMGLKLIQATGVKTGIITSENTKIVERRAAKLKIDYLYQGTYTKLQAAKEICEKEGFTLDQVAYIGDDVNCFELLSNVGLAACPANALPKIKAIPNIILLEKKGGDGAVREFIEMIMNN is encoded by the coding sequence ATGACTTTAAAAGAAAAAATAAAAATCTTCTTGACCGACGTGGACGGCGTAATGACCGATGCGGGAATGTACTACACCGAGTCGGGCGACGAGCTGAAAAAGTTTAACACTCACGACGGCATGGGGCTGAAACTCATTCAGGCCACAGGCGTAAAAACGGGTATTATTACTTCCGAAAATACCAAAATCGTGGAACGCCGCGCCGCCAAACTCAAGATAGATTATTTGTATCAAGGCACTTACACGAAACTACAAGCCGCCAAAGAAATTTGTGAAAAAGAAGGCTTCACGCTCGACCAAGTGGCCTACATCGGCGACGACGTGAACTGTTTTGAGCTATTGAGCAACGTAGGTTTGGCCGCTTGCCCAGCCAACGCATTGCCCAAAATCAAAGCCATTCCAAACATTATTTTGTTGGAGAAAAAAGGCGGCGATGGCGCAGTTCGTGAGTTTATCGAAATGATTATGAATAACTAA
- a CDS encoding glycosyltransferase, whose product MGFSLFACAVLLAYCVALWWLRKHWNAALHESTRILQMPAPSFFSENKPFISVIIAVRNEAANLPKLLQSLDSQMLKPSLFEVIFIDDDSDDHTASILQSHAARYALRYFLLEKTKDTAHKKRAVGTGISHARGQLIVCTDGDCHFGANWLAQYYTFQQQTQAVFVSAPVCLEATPPNLFTQMQVIEFASLIGTGGASLHAGAANMCNGANLAYLKSAYEQVGGFAGKTHLASGDDEFLMHKMAAAFPKKVIFLAHPDSVVNTATQPNWRSFVAQRKRWASKWSSYQDWKVTGLAIGTAAFHGLVIACWICVFISPKENFLLLISLIIKAITEYVLLKKICTDTRAHWSNAAFGALQILYSPYVVFFGLSAALLPKGYTWKSRQVQ is encoded by the coding sequence ATGGGATTTTCGTTGTTTGCTTGTGCGGTGTTATTGGCTTATTGTGTGGCGTTGTGGTGGTTGCGGAAACACTGGAACGCGGCTTTACACGAAAGTACGCGTATTTTGCAAATGCCTGCTCCGTCGTTTTTTTCAGAAAACAAACCTTTTATTTCGGTAATTATTGCTGTGCGCAACGAGGCTGCCAATCTTCCGAAACTTTTGCAATCACTTGATAGTCAGATGCTAAAACCGTCATTGTTCGAAGTCATTTTCATAGACGACGACTCAGACGACCATACCGCCTCAATCCTTCAAAGCCATGCGGCGCGTTATGCTTTGCGTTATTTTTTACTGGAAAAAACAAAAGACACAGCCCATAAAAAACGCGCTGTTGGCACAGGCATCAGCCATGCACGCGGGCAATTGATTGTTTGCACCGATGGCGATTGTCATTTTGGAGCAAATTGGTTAGCTCAATATTATACATTTCAGCAGCAAACCCAAGCTGTTTTTGTCAGTGCGCCAGTTTGTTTGGAAGCTACGCCGCCAAATCTTTTTACCCAAATGCAAGTAATTGAGTTTGCGAGCCTTATCGGGACGGGTGGCGCGAGCTTGCACGCGGGCGCGGCCAATATGTGCAACGGCGCGAATTTGGCTTATCTTAAATCCGCTTACGAGCAAGTCGGCGGCTTTGCAGGCAAAACGCATTTGGCCTCTGGCGACGATGAATTTTTGATGCACAAAATGGCGGCAGCTTTTCCCAAAAAAGTAATATTTCTTGCCCACCCCGACAGCGTCGTAAATACTGCTACCCAACCCAATTGGCGGAGTTTTGTGGCGCAACGAAAACGTTGGGCAAGCAAATGGAGCAGCTACCAAGACTGGAAAGTAACGGGTTTGGCTATTGGTACGGCGGCGTTTCATGGGCTGGTGATAGCCTGCTGGATATGCGTTTTTATTTCCCCAAAAGAAAACTTTTTATTACTTATCTCACTCATCATCAAAGCAATAACCGAATACGTTTTGTTAAAAAAAATCTGTACAGACACCCGCGCACATTGGAGCAATGCAGCCTTTGGCGCGTTGCAAATATTGTACAGTCCGTATGTGGTATTTTTTGGACTGTCGGCGGCTCTGCTGCCCAAAGGCTACACTTGGAAAAGCCGACAAGTACAATAA
- a CDS encoding DUF5991 domain-containing protein — protein sequence MMDSKLVFMAILGLSLLMSSCNLKNSDTQTPNWEGAYSFGESMPSMENKQDTWRWQYVLKVNSAPESSQSYTVELDINGHKTELSLDCIGMANADSLQIIFQDYPPDAEQIQYNKGDLLLTLYKKDGKVLTYWRGLQPNVEENLVQGKAYFNHQ from the coding sequence ATGATGGATAGCAAATTAGTATTCATGGCAATATTGGGTTTGAGCCTACTGATGAGTAGTTGCAACCTCAAAAACAGCGACACACAAACACCAAACTGGGAAGGAGCATATTCGTTTGGCGAGTCTATGCCTTCGATGGAAAACAAGCAGGATACATGGCGTTGGCAATATGTCCTAAAAGTAAATAGTGCACCAGAATCCTCACAGTCTTACACGGTGGAGTTGGACATTAATGGCCACAAAACTGAACTTTCGCTGGACTGTATCGGAATGGCCAATGCGGATAGTTTGCAAATTATTTTTCAGGATTATCCGCCAGATGCCGAGCAAATCCAATACAACAAAGGCGATTTGTTGCTCACGCTCTACAAAAAAGATGGCAAAGTGCTGACCTACTGGCGAGGCCTTCAGCCGAATGTGGAAGAAAATTTGGTGCAAGGAAAAGCATATTTTAATCATCAATAA